CACGACGGCGGTATCGGCCGTGATCGATTCCCCGTCGACTTCGAGCGTCACCGGCCCGGTGCCGTCGATTGTTTCGACCGGTGTGTTCGTCTCGATCACTGCACCGTGATCCCGGGCCCGCCGGGCTAGTTGCTCCGGAATCGCCTGCATGCCCGCGGCCGGGATCGCAGCGGCTCCCGTCGCGAGCATCTTGAACGTGAATTCGAAGACCCGCGCCGAGGTGGCTAGCGAACGGTCGAGCGTGATCCCCCCGTAGAACGGACGGGCAAACGAGTCGACGAACCGCTCTGAGAACCCGAGGCGATCCAACAGCGACTCGATCGATTCGTCCGTCCCGGCGTAGATGTCATCGCGAGAGCGCGCCGAAAGGGCCTGTCTGAGCCGCAGTATCCGGATCTTGTCTCCAATGGAAAGGTCAGTCGAGAGGGCGGTCTCCAGCCCACCCACGGGGTCTCGAAGCGGGTCGGCGACTACGCCGCGATGGTTCGTTCGACAGATGATCGCACCCGGCGGGAATCGTTTGAGATCTAACTCGTCGAAGTCAAGCGCCCGTCGGGCCTCCGGGTAGGCCGTAAAGAGCACCTGGAACCCCCGGTCGAGCGTGTAGCCGTCCCGTTCGTCGGTCCTGACGCGACCGCCGACAGTCGAATTCGCCTCGTAGACGGCGACATCCCGACCGGCTTCGGCGAGCAGCCGTGCGGTTTCGAGGCCGGCCAGCCCGGCCCCGACGACGGCAACCTGGTGGTCTGTCATGTTCGAATCCGGGAGCCGGCGGGGGAAAACAGTATGGGTACGACTAGCGGTCAGTCCCACGCCCGAGCCCAGGAATGTGGACCCGGCGCTCGACGAGCCCCATGACGTTCGAGGCCGAAATGATGATGGCCAGGTAAAACAGCGCCACGAGAGTGAAGATCGAGGTGTACGCGAAGTTGTCCGCGGCGATCTGCCGGCCCATCTCGAAGAGTTCGGGGACCGTGATGAACGCCGCCAGCGAGGAGTACTTGATCAGGTAGACCAGTTCGTTCGACCAGCCCGGGATCGCAAAGCGCAACGCCTGTGGGAGGACGACGTGGCGAATCGCCCCGAGTTTCGAAAACCCGATGGCCCGCCCTGCCTGGTACTGCCCCCGATCCACTGAAAGCAGCGCGGAGCGGATGTATTCGGCCTGGTAGGCGGCGCTGTTGATCGTGAAGCCGATAATCGCCACCCAGAAGGCCTGGGACGGCACGATACCGACCCCAACGAGGGGCAACTCGCGAATCCAGGAGGAGAGCTGAAGCCCGTAGTAGAGGACGAACAGCTGGGCCAGTAACGGCGTTCCCCTGATGAGTTCGGTGAACACGAGGGCGACCCAGGCTGTGCCCCGACCGTACACCCGCGCGACGCTTACCGGCACCGCGAGCAGAAATCCGAGCGTGATCGAGACGAGGGTGATGACCAGGGTCCCCCACGCTCCCGCGGCGAGTTCCGGCAAATACCGAACCGCGAAGGCGAGTGACTCGGAGATCGGCTCAACGAGTGCCGGATCGAGATACGGGGTACCGTCCGGCATGCCCATCCCTTCTGGCAGGAGGAAATCGTTGATCCAGCGGGAGAGCAACCACCCCCAGAACACGGCGTAGGGAATCAGGACAATGCCGCCCCTGATCGAGACGTCGATTCCCGGGGTTCGGAAGTCCTCCTGGGCACCCGACATATTAGAGTGATCCCGAGGACTCGGCCTCGGTAATCCGTTTGAGGAACTGGCCCGTCCGCGCTTCTTCGGGCGCGTCAAAGAGCTGTTCCGGCGGTCCCTGCTCGACGAGACTCCCATCCTCCAGGAACAGCATCTGTGTCGCCGCGGACCGGGCAAAACCCATCTCGTGGGTGACCACGAGCATCGTCATCCCCTCTTCGGCCAGGTCTCGCATCACCTCGACGACCTCGCCGGTGAGTTCCGGGTCCAGCGAACTCGTCGGTTCGTCGAAGAGCATCAGCTTGGGATCCATCGCCAGCGCGCGGGCGATCCCCACACGCTGTTGCTGGCCACCGGAGAGCTCCGCCGGGTAGGAGTCGGCCTGGTCGGCCAGCCCGACCTGTTCGAGTTCGGCCCGCGCCCTGGCTTCGGCGCTCGCTTCGTCCATTCCGGCGACCTTCTTCAGGCCCAGCGTGATGTTCTCGAGAGCCGTGAGGTGTGCAAAGAGGTTGATGTCCTGGAACACCATGCCGACCTCGCGACGCAACTGATCGACATCGTAGTCCGAGTCACTCGTTAGTTCGCCGTCGAGGTAGATGTCGCCGCCGTCAGGTTCGGTCAGGCGGTTAACACAGCGCAGCAGCGTCGACTTGCCGCTGCCACTGGGGCCGATCAAGACGAAGGCATCGCCCTCGTCCATCTCGAAGGAGATGTCGTGTAACACTTCCTCGTCGCCGTAGCTCTTCTGCAGGTTCTCGATCCGGAGGAGTGGCTCGCTCATCTGATATCACCGTCGGGGATCGCGAAGTAATTCTGTAGGGCATCCAGCGCCCGATTGGTGCTGAAAGTCAGGACGAAATAGATCGCACTCGCGAACAGGAACAGTTCCAGCACGGCGGTGGTCTGCTGGACGAAGAGATCGTGCGTTCGAGTTAGCAGTTCGGCCATCCCGATCGCATACGCCAGGGAGGTGTCCTTCAGGACGATCGTGAACTCGTTCTGAAACCCCGGCATGGAACGGCGAAGTGCCTGGGGAACGACGACGTGCCGGATGGCCTGGAACTGGTTCATTCCGATCGAGCGGGCGGCTTCCATCTGGCCCTCGTCGATCGAGGAGAGCGCCCCCCGAAAGATCTGGCTCTGGTAGGCCGCACTCCGGAGTCCCAGACCCAGTATTGCGGCTACGAAAGCACGCTGGATGGGAAAGACGAAAAAGGCGAAGATTAGGATCACCACGAGCGGCGTCCCCCGGAAGACGGTCCCGAACAGGTGGACCGGAGTCTGCAGGTACCGGTTGCCGTACACCTCGATGATCCCGAACGGGAACCCCGCGAGGAACCCCAGCAGGATGCTCGCGATGGTGAGTGCGATCGTGAGGAGGACGCCACCAGAGAGATACCCCCAGCTATCCAGGACGAAGGCCCAGTCGCCGGCTTGCAGGGCAGCGCTCGCAGGGGTGGCGATCATCGTCTCCTTACTTGAACCACTTGGCGACGAGGTCCTCGTAGGTGCCGTCCTCCTGGACCGTCGCCAGGCCGTCGTTCAGTGCGGTCTGAAGCTCGCTGTCGCCCTCGCGGACGCCGAATCCGTACTGTTCACCCGTCTCGTAGGTGAACGCCACGGATACGTCCCGTTCGGCGACGAAGGAATCGGCCACCGGCGTGTCGAGCACGACGGCGTCGATGTTCCCGTTGACCAGGTCCTCGACGGCAAAGACGTAGTTCCCGTAGCTGTTGTATTGATCCTCGGAGACGATCCCGTCCGGGATAAGCGTGTCCTGGACGACCGATTCACCAGTCGTCCCCTTCTGAGCGCCAAGCGTCTGGCCTTCGAGATCAGCCAGTTCAGTCGGCGAGAAGTCCGAATCGTTGGCCACCAGGATCGCCTGGTTGGCGTCGTAGTACGGGTCCGAGAAGTCGATGCTCTCGTCCCGCTCGTCGTTGATCGTCATCGCGGCGGCGATCACGTCGATCTTGTCGTTCTGCAGGGCCGGGGAGAGCGAGCCGAACTCGTACTCCTCCCAGCCGGCGAGTTCGTAGTCGGTCGCCTCGACGACCGCTTCGAGCAGGTCGATGTCGAAGCCGACCAGTTCCTCACCCTCCTTCTCCTCGAAGGGTGGAAAGCCGGGGGCCGTGCCCGCGACGATTTCCATCGATGCTGCCGTCGTCGTCCCCGATCCGTCCTCGCCGTTCCCCGAACATCCGGCCAGGCCCGTGAGTGTCAGAGTGCCAGCCACACCAGTGGCCTTGAGGAAATCACGCCGGTCGAACCGTGTTTGCTTCGTCATGCTACTTCTTCCGCGGCCGCCGGATAAAGGGAGTTGTGGTTTGAGTCCGGTAGACTGGCCGGGACCGCAGCATCCTTTTACAAGTAACCCGACCAAGAGCCATGGGACCGAACGGCGTGCCCGTAGCCGTGACAACCCGATCAGTCGGACCGGCCGCCGTGTGAGATGATATCATGAAAGACGTACTCGACATCGACGACCTCAGCGAAGCGGAGATCACCGCACTGTACGACCGCACCGACGAACTCAAAGCCGACCCCGACGCCTTCGGCGACGCCCTGCAAAACGAGAGCCTGGTGATGCTCTTCGCGAAACCCTCGACGCGAACCCGGATCTCCTTCGAGTCCGGCATGACCGAACTCGGGGGCCACGCGATTCACTTCGCCGAGGAATCCTCACAGATCTCGCGTGGCGAATCGCTTCTGGACACCGCGACAGTCCTCTCCCGCTACGCGGGCGGGATCATGGCCCGCCTCTTCGATCACGAGACCTTGCTGGAACTCGCCGACGGTGCCGACGTGCCAGTCATCAACGGGCTGACGGACAAACTCCACCCCTGCCAGGCACTCGCCGATGGGTACACACTCCGGGAGAAGGGGCTCCTGGATGGCCCGCTCGCGTACGTCGGCGACGGAAACAACGTCGCCCACTCGCTCATGCAACTCTGTGCGACCCTCGACATTCCCTGTCGGATCGCCACCCCGAACGGGTACGAACCCGACGAGGACATTCAAGAACGGGTCGCCGACGCCGACGTGCTGGTGACGAACGACCCCGTCGAGGCGGTCCAGGGGGCACGCGCGGTCTACACCGACGTGTTCGTGAGCATGGGCGAGGCGGATTCGAAACGGGCCGACTTCGAGGGCTTCCAGGTCACCGAGGAACTGATGGCCGAAACCGACGACGCCGCGTTCATGCACTGTCTCCCCGCCCATCGTGGCGAGGAGGTATCCGCCGCGGTGATGGACGGCCCGAATTCCATCGTCTACGACCAGGCCGAGAACCGCAAGCACGTCCAGAAGGCGATCCTGGAGACGGTCTACGAGTAACGATCACAGACCGAGCTCCGCGGCGTGGGATTCGACCATCGACCGTAACGTCGGCGTCCCACGCTCCTCGACGTCGTATCGGACGTTGACGATCGGTACGTCCACGTCCACGAGACGACCGAGATCGATCGGCGTTCCGGCCAGGATCAGATCACAGTCCACGTTCGCGATCGTCTGTTCTAGATCCGCGATCTGTTCCGGCGAGTAACCCATCGCGGGGAGTACAGGGCCCAGGTGATCGTAGCGTTCGAACACCCGTGCGATCGAGCCGACGGCCCCCGGACGCGGATCGACGATTTCGGCCGCGCCGAACTGCTCGGCGGCGATCAGTGCCGCGCCCGAGGCCGCGCCGCCATGGGTGACCGTCGGGCCGTCCTCGACAGCGAGAACTCGTTGACCCTCGATACGGGTCGGATCGGGAACCGTGACCACCGAGTCGGCGTGGATGATCTCGACGCCCGAGTTTCGGTCGACGGCGTTCTCGACCACCGTCCGAATATCGGCCGCTCGCGCGGAGTTCTCCTTGTTGATGAGCAGGTAATCGGCGATCCGGAGGTTCGTCTCGCCGGGGTGATACCGGATCTCGTGGCCGGGCCGAAGCGGGTCGGCGAGCACGACGTGGAGGTCCGGTTCGAAGAAGGGCAACTCGTTGTTGCCACCGTCCCAGACGATCACGTCGGCCTCGTCTTGAGCCTGGTCAAGCACAGCCTGGTAATCCACGCCCGCAAAGACCACATGGCCCGCGGCCAGGTGGTGTTCGTACTCCTCGCGCTCTTCGATGGTGACACCGGCGTCGTCGAGCTCCCCGAGTTCTTCGAAGCGAGAGACGGGCTCGAATTCGTCACCGTAGGGCATCGGCTCGCGGACGACTGCCACGTCTACGGATTCGCCCAGTATGGCTGCGAGCTTCCGGGCGACACTGGATTTCCCACAGCCGGTGCGAACCGCGTCGACGGCGACGACCGGCACTTCGGCCTGGAGCATCATCGACTGGCCGACAATGTGGAAATCAGCACCGGCCGCGAGCGCCCGCGAGGCCTGGTTCATGACGTGTTCGTGGGAGACATCTGAGTAGGAGAAAACCACCTCGTCTACGTTTCGAGATTCGATGACCGATTCAAGGTTGGCCTCGGGAACGATCGGAATTCCCTCGGGGTAGTTTTCCCCCGCAAGATGGGCGGGATACGCCCGCTCCGGGACGTCCGGGAGTTCGCCCACGTTCTGATTGGGGGCCCGGGTGAAGGCCACGACCTCCCGATCCGGGTCGTCCCGAAAGCAGACATTGAAGTCATGAAAGTCCCGGCCGGCCGCGCCCATGATGACCGTCCGTCGTGCCATGTCACCAATCAACGCAGGCCAGCACATTCAATTGCGGGGGCACCGCTTTTCGAACCGACGTTTCATACCGACCGCGGGCCCAGAGGGGGTATGAACACGTTCGGGACGGTGACGGGCTTTCACTGTCGCAACTGTGAAACCACGTTCGAGGCCGAACAAGTCGGAGGATACTGCCCGTCGTGTGGCGGCGCCCTCACGGCCACCTGGGACATCGACGAAACTGGGTTGGCGAGTGTAACCGCCGGCCGGAGCCCACAGACGATGTGGGCTTACGAGGGATTGCTCCCCTTCGAGAGCGATGCGGCTGTCACGATGGGCGAAGGTGGGACCCCTCTCGTGGATGCCCCGAAACTGGCGGATTCGGTCGGTGTGTCCCAACTGCTCGTCAAAGACGAGGGCCAGAACCCCACCGGCTCAGTTGTCGATCGCGGGCTGTCACTAGCGATGACCGCGGCGGCACGGACCGACGTGCGTGCCATTTCACTCGCCGCACCAGGTGCGGCCGGACAGTCGGCGGCGGCCTACGCCGCACGGGCCGACCTGGACGCGACCGTCTATCTGCCCTCGCGAGCGGCCTTCGAGCGGAAGGCAATGACGAACGTCCACGGCGCGGCGTTGACCGTCGTGCAGGGTCGACTTCAAGACACCGAGAACCGCCTTCGGAGTGACCGCAATGCGCTGGAGCTGGGGACGCCACTGGGCCCCTTCGAGGCGCCGTTTCGACACGTCGCCCATCGGACGATCGCGTTCGAACTCCTCGCGGAGATGGACCGAGTTCCTGACGCCGTCGTCGTCCCCGTGGGGACTGGAACGGTCCTCGTTGGGATCTACACCGGCCTCGTGACCTTGCGGGAGAACGGGCTGCTCGCCGAACTCCCCTCGCTCTATGCCGTCCAGCCGACTGGCTGTGCCCCGATCGTAGACGCCTGGGAGGGGGAGCGACCGATCGAACCTGTGACCGTCCCGGACACCGTCTGTGGCGAACTCGAAGTCCCGGAACCGACCGGAAGCGAGTGGGTACTCGACGCCCTCCACGCGAGCGGTGGTGGGGCCGTCGCCGTCCCCGACGAGGTGATTCTCGACGAGGGACTCACAATCGCGCGTGAATCCGGTCTCGAACTGGCACCCGAGTCAGCGGCCGGACTGGCTGGGCTCCGGGAACTCGTCTCGACTGGCGAGATCGGGGCCGAATCGACGGTCGTGGCGGTGGGGACCGGAACCGGAGGTGCGGACCTGCTTCGAAGCCGCCTCGAAGCACGCCCGCGGTGACGGTGCCCTTTTTTCGACGCCCCACATAGCCGGTGGCAAGATGTTGGTCGCGCTGCTCTCGATCGTCGCCGGTGCGCTCCTGGGACTCTCGCTTGCGGCCCCACCCGGTCCGATGAACGCGGTGATCGCCGAAGAGAGTGTCAACCGCGGCTGGCGAGCGGGTTTTGCCGCCGGTTTGGGCGCGATGACTGCCGACGCGCTCTTTTTCCTCCTGGCCGTCGCAGGGCTGGTCGCGTTTATTCAGAACGCACCGACCCTCAGAGGCGTGATGGTCGGTATTGGCGGCCTGTTGATGTTCTTTTTCGCTTACGGGGCTGTGAAGGGTGCTGGTGAGTTCAGTGGCAGCGACGGCGCTTCCCGGGCGGGATTCGGGAAGGCCTTCGCGCTTGCGGTGACCAATCCCTACCAGATCACGTGGTGGCTGACAGCGGGCGTCGGACTCCTCGATCCCGGCTCAGTCGAGGCGTTTGGCTACTCGTTTGCAGCCATGAACGGCGGCCTGACGATCACCGGGTTCTTCGCCGGGATCGTCCTCTGGATCACGGCCTTCCCGGCAGCGCTCAGGACCGCCGGTAACGCCGTCGATGCGCTTGGTCGGGTGGTCGCCTACGGGAGTGGCACGGTGCTCGTCTGGTTCGGCGTCGCCTTCCTCTGGGACGCCGGGAGCACGCTGGGCGTTATCTAAGTAGTTCCTCGTCGTCGACACTCATCTCCGAGACCTCGCCCTCGAGCCACTCGCGGAACCACGCGACGCGCTTGAGTCGCTGGTGAGCGATCGATTCGGCGGTGTCACTCTGGACCCGTTTCCGTGCGTCTTCGCCACGCCCCAAGACCCGCTGGACCATCTCGGCGGCGTCCATGTGGGTCCGGGCCTCATAGCCCATCCGGAGCAGCATGAGCGTGATCCCGTTTGCCCCGACCTTGTCGAGGAGGTCGGCCTCGATTAGACACTGGGCCTCCAGGGATACCTCGTCCAGGTCACCCTGGTGACTGTGGTTCTCGATCGCTCGACACACCTGGTCGATAAACGAGTCGGGGAACTGGGCGTGGCTCTGGAGGTACTCGCGAGCGACCCGGGCCCCGGCCTCCGCGTGGACGTCCTGGTCGGCCTCGAGTTTGGCGATGTCGTGGAACAGCGAGGCGACCTTCACGACGTCCACGTTTGCGCCCTCCTTTCTGGCGATCTCGGTCGCCAGGTCCACCACGTTCATGATGTGGTTGAACCGGTACTCGGCGGAGTGCCAGGGGTACCAGCGCATCCGGCCCCCGTCCCCCTCGTTCTCCACGCTTGCCTGCAGGTAGTCGTACACGAACTCGGCCATCGACTCGAAGGACTCGTCGGTGACCGGCGCGTTGGCTATCTCGACCCCCACGGTATCGCCCCCGTTCCCGTGAGTTGGTTGTCGTTTCTCATTGTTGAGTGAAAACACGCTGTTCGCGCTCTTAGGCCTTTTGCAGCCAGCCGGCACTATTCGGATAGCTATCTGGATAGCGCCGGGGCTACGAAAGAAGTGTTTCGAGGGCCACGTGGTCTGAGAAACCGCTCAACGAGCGGCTTCGGCTACAACCGCGTGAGGTTCTTCGCTCGCGGGCCCTTGTCTGCCTGTTCGATCTCGAATTCGACTTCCTGGCCCTCCTCCAGATCAGGCCCGCCGACGTCTTCCATGTGGAAGAAAACGTCCTCTTCGGACTCGTCGCTCTCGATGAAGCCGTATCCTTTCCGCTCGTTGAAGAAT
This region of Halodesulfurarchaeum sp. HSR-GB genomic DNA includes:
- a CDS encoding HD domain-containing protein; the protein is MGVEIANAPVTDESFESMAEFVYDYLQASVENEGDGGRMRWYPWHSAEYRFNHIMNVVDLATEIARKEGANVDVVKVASLFHDIAKLEADQDVHAEAGARVAREYLQSHAQFPDSFIDQVCRAIENHSHQGDLDEVSLEAQCLIEADLLDKVGANGITLMLLRMGYEARTHMDAAEMVQRVLGRGEDARKRVQSDTAESIAHQRLKRVAWFREWLEGEVSEMSVDDEELLR
- a CDS encoding NAD(P)/FAD-dependent oxidoreductase, producing MTDHQVAVVGAGLAGLETARLLAEAGRDVAVYEANSTVGGRVRTDERDGYTLDRGFQVLFTAYPEARRALDFDELDLKRFPPGAIICRTNHRGVVADPLRDPVGGLETALSTDLSIGDKIRILRLRQALSARSRDDIYAGTDESIESLLDRLGFSERFVDSFARPFYGGITLDRSLATSARVFEFTFKMLATGAAAIPAAGMQAIPEQLARRARDHGAVIETNTPVETIDGTGPVTLEVDGESITADTAVVAAGPRASHSLTGIDAIPTQGRGVLTQYFSLPAGNPIGEQDRIHLHADGDAPNQVVNLSAVAPSYAPDDEILLSASTPGQPEVDHETLAEDTRRALQSWYPAASFEALELLDSVQVPFAQFGQPPGIHETLPSVTAPAGAVYLAGDFTEDSSINGALRSGRHAAAAVLDSS
- a CDS encoding amino acid ABC transporter ATP-binding protein, which encodes MSEPLLRIENLQKSYGDEEVLHDISFEMDEGDAFVLIGPSGSGKSTLLRCVNRLTEPDGGDIYLDGELTSDSDYDVDQLRREVGMVFQDINLFAHLTALENITLGLKKVAGMDEASAEARARAELEQVGLADQADSYPAELSGGQQQRVGIARALAMDPKLMLFDEPTSSLDPELTGEVVEVMRDLAEEGMTMLVVTHEMGFARSAATQMLFLEDGSLVEQGPPEQLFDAPEEARTGQFLKRITEAESSGSL
- a CDS encoding amino acid ABC transporter permease, translating into MIATPASAALQAGDWAFVLDSWGYLSGGVLLTIALTIASILLGFLAGFPFGIIEVYGNRYLQTPVHLFGTVFRGTPLVVILIFAFFVFPIQRAFVAAILGLGLRSAAYQSQIFRGALSSIDEGQMEAARSIGMNQFQAIRHVVVPQALRRSMPGFQNEFTIVLKDTSLAYAIGMAELLTRTHDLFVQQTTAVLELFLFASAIYFVLTFSTNRALDALQNYFAIPDGDIR
- a CDS encoding GTPase, whose amino-acid sequence is MARRTVIMGAAGRDFHDFNVCFRDDPDREVVAFTRAPNQNVGELPDVPERAYPAHLAGENYPEGIPIVPEANLESVIESRNVDEVVFSYSDVSHEHVMNQASRALAAGADFHIVGQSMMLQAEVPVVAVDAVRTGCGKSSVARKLAAILGESVDVAVVREPMPYGDEFEPVSRFEELGELDDAGVTIEEREEYEHHLAAGHVVFAGVDYQAVLDQAQDEADVIVWDGGNNELPFFEPDLHVVLADPLRPGHEIRYHPGETNLRIADYLLINKENSARAADIRTVVENAVDRNSGVEIIHADSVVTVPDPTRIEGQRVLAVEDGPTVTHGGAASGAALIAAEQFGAAEIVDPRPGAVGSIARVFERYDHLGPVLPAMGYSPEQIADLEQTIANVDCDLILAGTPIDLGRLVDVDVPIVNVRYDVEERGTPTLRSMVESHAAELGL
- the argF gene encoding ornithine carbamoyltransferase encodes the protein MKDVLDIDDLSEAEITALYDRTDELKADPDAFGDALQNESLVMLFAKPSTRTRISFESGMTELGGHAIHFAEESSQISRGESLLDTATVLSRYAGGIMARLFDHETLLELADGADVPVINGLTDKLHPCQALADGYTLREKGLLDGPLAYVGDGNNVAHSLMQLCATLDIPCRIATPNGYEPDEDIQERVADADVLVTNDPVEAVQGARAVYTDVFVSMGEADSKRADFEGFQVTEELMAETDDAAFMHCLPAHRGEEVSAAVMDGPNSIVYDQAENRKHVQKAILETVYE
- a CDS encoding pyridoxal-phosphate dependent enzyme; translated protein: MNTFGTVTGFHCRNCETTFEAEQVGGYCPSCGGALTATWDIDETGLASVTAGRSPQTMWAYEGLLPFESDAAVTMGEGGTPLVDAPKLADSVGVSQLLVKDEGQNPTGSVVDRGLSLAMTAAARTDVRAISLAAPGAAGQSAAAYAARADLDATVYLPSRAAFERKAMTNVHGAALTVVQGRLQDTENRLRSDRNALELGTPLGPFEAPFRHVAHRTIAFELLAEMDRVPDAVVVPVGTGTVLVGIYTGLVTLRENGLLAELPSLYAVQPTGCAPIVDAWEGERPIEPVTVPDTVCGELEVPEPTGSEWVLDALHASGGGAVAVPDEVILDEGLTIARESGLELAPESAAGLAGLRELVSTGEIGAESTVVAVGTGTGGADLLRSRLEARPR
- a CDS encoding transporter substrate-binding domain-containing protein, with product MTKQTRFDRRDFLKATGVAGTLTLTGLAGCSGNGEDGSGTTTAASMEIVAGTAPGFPPFEEKEGEELVGFDIDLLEAVVEATDYELAGWEEYEFGSLSPALQNDKIDVIAAAMTINDERDESIDFSDPYYDANQAILVANDSDFSPTELADLEGQTLGAQKGTTGESVVQDTLIPDGIVSEDQYNSYGNYVFAVEDLVNGNIDAVVLDTPVADSFVAERDVSVAFTYETGEQYGFGVREGDSELQTALNDGLATVQEDGTYEDLVAKWFK
- a CDS encoding LysE family transporter — protein: MLVALLSIVAGALLGLSLAAPPGPMNAVIAEESVNRGWRAGFAAGLGAMTADALFFLLAVAGLVAFIQNAPTLRGVMVGIGGLLMFFFAYGAVKGAGEFSGSDGASRAGFGKAFALAVTNPYQITWWLTAGVGLLDPGSVEAFGYSFAAMNGGLTITGFFAGIVLWITAFPAALRTAGNAVDALGRVVAYGSGTVLVWFGVAFLWDAGSTLGVI
- a CDS encoding amino acid ABC transporter permease yields the protein MSGAQEDFRTPGIDVSIRGGIVLIPYAVFWGWLLSRWINDFLLPEGMGMPDGTPYLDPALVEPISESLAFAVRYLPELAAGAWGTLVITLVSITLGFLLAVPVSVARVYGRGTAWVALVFTELIRGTPLLAQLFVLYYGLQLSSWIRELPLVGVGIVPSQAFWVAIIGFTINSAAYQAEYIRSALLSVDRGQYQAGRAIGFSKLGAIRHVVLPQALRFAIPGWSNELVYLIKYSSLAAFITVPELFEMGRQIAADNFAYTSIFTLVALFYLAIIISASNVMGLVERRVHIPGLGRGTDR
- a CDS encoding cold-shock protein; amino-acid sequence: MASGTVAFFNERKGYGFIESDESEEDVFFHMEDVGGPDLEEGQEVEFEIEQADKGPRAKNLTRL